A window of the Lolium perenne isolate Kyuss_39 chromosome 7, Kyuss_2.0, whole genome shotgun sequence genome harbors these coding sequences:
- the LOC127316506 gene encoding peptidyl-prolyl cis-trans isomerase FKBP16-3, chloroplastic, which produces MRGVARVQRVVETGARGFRSIHSASSPARLRTYGLLCLLSMAATATASPSASPLLLRAPSSASRAWLRTGGKASSFRGSNCRALRCTEAPCRCSASTASSGQCGGADDGRVVVSSSSSSTRRGMIGAVVLGVSSSALCLQAALDAVAGGLPPEEKPKLCDDACVKELENVPMVTTESGLQYKDIIVGQGPSPPVGFQVAANCVAMVPPGQIFDSSLEKGQPYIFRVGAGQVIKGLDEGLLTMKVGGLRRLYIPGPLAFPKGLTSAPGRPRVAPSSPVIFDVNLLFIPGLDDE; this is translated from the exons ATGCGTGGTGTTGCGCGCGTGCAGCGAGTGGTGGAGACCGGAGCCCGCGGCTTCCGTTCTATCCACTCCGCCTCTTCTCCCGCCCGCCTTCGTACCTACGGGCTCCTCTGTCTCCTCTCCatggccgccaccgccaccgcctccccCTCCGCCTCGCCGCTCCTTCTCCGAGCGCCGAGCTCCGCCTCCAGGGCGTGGCTCCGCACCGGCGGAAAGGCGTCGTCTTTCAGAGGTAGCAATTGCAGGGCGCTGAGGTGCACGGAGGCGCCATGCCGCTGCAGCGCTTCCACTGCAAGCTCGGGGCAATGCGGAGGGGCTGACGACGGCAGAGTCGTCGTctctagcagcagcagcagcacccgGAGGGGCATGATCGGCGCGGTGGTTCTTGGTGTGTCGTCGTCTGCGCTCTGCCTGCAGGCCGCGCTCGACGCCGTCGCCGGGGGCCTGCCGCCGGAGGAGAAGCCCAAGCTCTGCGATGACGCCTGCGTGAAGGAGCTGGAAAAT GTGCCTATGGTGACTACTGAATCTGGTCTGCAGTACAAGGATATCATAGTCGGCCAAGGGCCGAGTCCACCCGTCGGTTTCCAG GTTGCTGCAAATTGCGTCGCCATGGTGCCACCTGGGCAGATATTCGACAG CTCGCTGGAGAAAGGCCAGCCCTACATATTCCGTGTTGGTGCAGGACAG GTGATAAAGGGGCTCGATGAAGGGCTCCTGACGATGAAAGTTGGGGGATTGCGTCGGTTGTACATACCCGGTCCG TTGGCATTTCCTAAGGGCCTTACTTCAGCTCCTGGAAGGCCAAGAGTGGCCCCAAGCAGCCCCGTCATATTCGACGTCAACCTATTGTTCATACCAGGTCTTGATGATGAGTGA